The Nitrosomonas sp. sh817 genome includes a window with the following:
- a CDS encoding site-specific integrase: MSFTTPSGERIRCSAATEDKTQAQEFHDKLKAESWRVVKLGDKPKRTWDEAAYKWLMETEHKASHKQDMKQVAWIQQFFRGRLLSELTREVIAEVGEVKRKETSPSTANRYLATIRAILRRAALDWEWIDKAPFIRLYKEPKRRIRWIEPEHVKMLLDELPEHLVDLVKFSLCTGLRKRNVTDLEWSQVDLQRNVAWIHADQAKGRKSIHVSLNATAMEILRKQIGKHPIRIFTYRGKSINQVNTKAWRRALERAGIENFRWHDLRHTWASWLTQKGVPLNVIQEMGAWESTEMVKRYAHLAPEQFRKHALVVDDLLNDTILAQGEN, encoded by the coding sequence ATTAGTTTCACCACACCAAGCGGCGAGCGAATTAGATGCTCTGCTGCAACTGAAGATAAAACCCAAGCACAAGAATTCCACGACAAGCTGAAAGCAGAATCTTGGCGGGTCGTGAAACTGGGGGATAAGCCAAAACGCACCTGGGATGAAGCAGCCTATAAATGGCTGATGGAAACAGAGCATAAAGCTTCACATAAGCAGGATATGAAGCAGGTTGCATGGATTCAACAGTTTTTTAGAGGTCGCTTACTTTCTGAATTAACTCGGGAAGTGATCGCTGAAGTGGGTGAAGTGAAGCGCAAGGAAACTTCACCTTCAACGGCTAACCGCTATTTAGCAACAATACGGGCTATTTTGCGCCGTGCTGCCCTTGATTGGGAATGGATCGATAAAGCACCGTTTATCCGGTTGTATAAAGAACCTAAACGGCGTATTCGTTGGATCGAACCAGAGCATGTAAAAATGCTTCTTGATGAATTACCGGAGCATTTAGTTGATTTGGTTAAATTCTCGCTTTGTACGGGGTTACGCAAACGAAATGTAACTGATCTGGAATGGTCGCAAGTTGATCTGCAAAGAAACGTTGCATGGATACATGCAGATCAAGCTAAAGGAAGAAAAAGTATTCATGTTTCGCTAAATGCTACGGCAATGGAAATATTGCGAAAACAAATTGGCAAACATCCGATAAGGATTTTTACTTATCGAGGAAAATCAATTAACCAAGTGAATACTAAAGCTTGGCGTAGAGCATTGGAACGAGCTGGAATCGAAAACTTCCGCTGGCATGATCTGCGGCATACCTGGGCGAGTTGGTTAACTCAAAAAGGTGTTCCGTTAAACGTGATTCAGGAGATGGGGGCTTGGGAATCAACTGAGATGGTGAAACGTTATGCTCATTTGGCACCCGAGCAATTCAGGAAACATGCGTTGGTTGTAGATGATCTCCTGAATGACACAATTCTGGCACAAGGAGAAAATTAG
- a CDS encoding ClpXP protease specificity-enhancing factor — protein sequence MMNQSTKPYLIRSIYDWCSDNGFTPYISVKVFKELDIPKEYVRDNEIVFNISAIAVHELNISNDGLSFTARFSGIAKRLDIPLDAIKGIFAKEVNQGITFSPDDIENRNNIESLENRSFNQNTQIFEEKKVHQPKLRIIK from the coding sequence ATGATGAATCAATCTACCAAACCCTATTTAATCCGCTCTATTTATGACTGGTGTAGCGATAACGGTTTTACGCCATATATTTCTGTCAAAGTCTTCAAAGAGTTAGATATTCCAAAAGAATATGTGAGAGATAACGAAATAGTATTCAATATCAGTGCGATCGCTGTACATGAATTGAATATCAGTAATGATGGCTTGAGTTTCACGGCTAGATTCAGCGGTATTGCAAAAAGGTTAGATATTCCTTTGGATGCGATTAAAGGGATATTCGCTAAGGAAGTTAATCAAGGAATTACTTTTTCTCCAGATGACATTGAAAATAGAAACAATATAGAAAGCTTGGAAAATAGAAGTTTTAATCAAAATACCCAAATCTTTGAAGAAAAGAAAGTGCACCAACCAAAACTTAGAATAATCAAATAA
- a CDS encoding glutathione S-transferase N-terminal domain-containing protein: MMTLYSTITCPYSHRCRIVLHEKDMDFQVIDVDPNNKSEDLAVMSPYGRAPVLVERDLVLYESNIINEYIDDRFPHPQLMPADPVMRARARLLLFRFEQELFCHIDAFEGDDQKAIDKARAVIAENLTMISPVFEKQKFMLGDEFSMLDVAIAPLLWRLEYFGIKLPKQAAPLLKYSERLFSRPLFIDALSASEKVMRK, from the coding sequence ATGATGACGCTATATTCAACGATTACATGTCCCTATAGTCATCGATGCAGAATTGTACTGCACGAGAAAGATATGGATTTCCAAGTGATTGATGTTGACCCCAATAATAAATCAGAAGACTTGGCTGTTATGAGTCCTTATGGTAGAGCGCCTGTGCTTGTGGAACGCGATCTGGTTTTGTATGAATCGAATATTATCAATGAATATATCGATGATCGCTTTCCGCACCCACAGTTAATGCCTGCAGATCCTGTGATGCGTGCGCGTGCCAGATTACTGTTGTTTCGTTTTGAACAGGAGTTGTTCTGTCATATCGATGCATTTGAGGGAGACGACCAAAAGGCCATAGACAAGGCTCGAGCGGTGATTGCAGAAAATCTAACGATGATCTCTCCAGTTTTTGAAAAACAGAAATTCATGCTTGGTGATGAGTTTTCGATGCTTGATGTTGCAATTGCTCCTTTATTATGGCGTTTGGAATATTTTGGAATAAAACTTCCTAAACAAGCGGCGCCTTTATTAAAGTATTCCGAGAGATTATTTAGCCGCCCATTGTTCATTGATGCATTATCGGCATCCGAAAAAGTCATGCGCAAATGA
- a CDS encoding helix-turn-helix domain-containing protein: protein MKTFNLEEAALFLKLHREEVRRRTKAGIIPGVKLGKCWVFIEDDLVAYLRSLYATPRQALQVGHEEKQLCHSLNAVRRGGLVSPHQAASELDALLQLKIKPKHKNSTTS from the coding sequence ATGAAAACATTCAATCTTGAAGAAGCCGCCCTATTCCTTAAACTGCACCGCGAAGAAGTACGCCGCCGCACCAAGGCCGGAATAATTCCGGGTGTTAAATTGGGCAAATGCTGGGTATTTATTGAAGATGATCTTGTCGCCTACCTGCGCTCGTTATATGCTACCCCTCGGCAAGCGTTGCAAGTAGGACATGAGGAGAAACAATTATGTCACTCTTTAAACGCGGTAAGACGTGGTGGATTAGTTTCACCACACCAAGCGGCGAGCGAATTAGATGCTCTGCTGCAACTGAAGATAAAACCCAAGCACAAGAATTCCACGACAAGCTGA